Below is a genomic region from Raphanus sativus cultivar WK10039 chromosome 4, ASM80110v3, whole genome shotgun sequence.
TTGGATTTTTTCTAGCGGCCAAGGTAGTGTCCTCTAGAGGTGCCACTGGATATGTGTGGAGCTAATGGACTTGGCAGAGACTTCTAGCCTGGCCGCTACAAAATCCTATGACTTCAAACTCTAAATTTTGCTCATTTCATATCTTCAATTGCTCCATTTCACCTAAGTACCTGCTCCAAAGGTTCCACAGATGCAAGGACAATAAATGCACCTAAATGTATgcaagatgaacataaaacaaGAGAAATGATAAGGCTAAAACTATGAAAATCACAAGATATCAGTTCTCCCAAACAAGAGAAATGATAAGGCTAAACCTTCAAGAACAATcaaggagaagaggtttgaagcTGGGGACTCAtcaccaaaagaaactcttcttagtcaTCAACATGATATCCTTACATAATCATGTCAAATAGCAAGAACAAAAACTTTTTCCAACTCTAACTTCTCAAGACCTATCCTAACCCTTTGATCTATACATCCATCATCATGAAtccacaaagaaaaacaaaatcaactTTTTGTCACATTCATTATCAACTATCTCTCACATTCATTAGACAAAATCATAACTGAATTCTTGCAAATTGTCAATtagtccaagtcatttggtttggtaagaagTGGCTTAAAGTTGTAGTGGAAAAAGAGGTTAAAATGATCTTTTAATGGTGACTACTCTCAAGAACTTAGTAGCTTTGATATTATGCATAATATATCTAAGGAAATGAACaattcatgcatacaatgctagCTCAATCTTCATTGTCCTACCATTTTCCTTAATATAAAAACAAGTTTCACCCTTATTTCCCAATGCCAAACTTTTTTTCACTCATCCAATGTTCCTAAGATCACGCAAAACTCTCTTTTCACTTGAATTCTTTGTTTCTTTAAGCTCcctctctcattttttttttacttttaccctcactttgattttttcttttaattttccttaaattttcttttaatcttgAGCTAATctttttttgaacttttcttTTCACATGTTCCTAATGACTTAATTTCTTGTAGAATGTTTATACACTCTTGAGCTCACTCTTTCTCTTCACTCTTTTTCATACTCCCAAGATCAAACTCTCAATACATTTACATCCCTTCCTAGAAACTACAGCATGAGTCTTCTAACTAGCAAGTAATGGAGACCAACCATTGTCGTTTCAattactctcaacattatgcacatgtaaagcttttgAAAAAGATCTCACTCAACAATTAATGATGGCTTGAAAGAAGAGAGGGATTAAGGAAATTGAGTACCACTTGAGTTGTCAAAAGATTGGTAAAATAGAGTCACCCTAACCTAGGCGCCTAATCACTCGACCCCACTGACCAAACAAGGCAGTTATGGTTGACCCGACAATAATTGTCTCACTCCTTGATCCAACCACTTAAGCTGGTCGAGTTGGTCACAGAGTTGGTTGAGCTGACCACCTGGCTAGCTCGAGCTGGTCAGCTATACTGTGAGCTAAACTCAGCTATCCCAAACAGATTTGAGCTGATCACACTCCTTCAGAGCAACAAAATATCTTGTTTTGGCGCAGGTACTACCCAAAATCCTGTCTGGGTCGATGGTTTGTCTAAACCCTGACTACACTTTTCCATAGGACGTATGTCTGGTTATATGAAAGACCGAGGACATTACACTTATTTCTTAaccttcttttctctttttttttgtttttagttattattagaTGAAGTCATTCAGGTATGAATGCCTTAAATACacatgttttaattattttggtattGCTTGTTGAGTTATGCATGCTAACGGTTAAAATAATTAACCAGGACATgtatatatctctatatataagGTGTGCTAAGCTTCATGTATCTTATTTCTCTTGAGAGGATCTGATGCTTCAGATGATGGTCTTGACGCATGAATGTAAGACCATGCCAATGCTGCAGTTCCTAAGGTAATGGTTGCTGCAATTGATATCCATATGCATGTCTGCATCTTGTTTCTCTTTGCTCTCTCATCATGCCACCTCCGTTATCAAAAAGGTTGGAAATAAGATACATAAAACCGAAAAAAGAAATGACAAAAAATGCTTTGATTTTCCTTTAGCTAGCTTCTTGGTTTCGTTGAGACATTTCTTGGTTCAAGGTCTGTAATAGTGTGCACATGGTCTAGCAAACGTGTGATCTCAAAGTTTTCTCACCTTTGAGCATAGCTTCCATCTCCAACCCCACCTTTGCCTTAACCATCGGACACAAACTTAGTCATTTAGGGTCTGACAGGTTTTTTCGTTAGCGGTTGAcagcgtttcgaaacaatcatacAATCTGCTATGAATTGTTTCAAACTgttctcaatctcttaaaatcaaaagctggttccaccTAATGTGTGTAGCTGcgagtaaataaataaaataaaattagttttttaaaatattttaaatttttaaattaaaatggaaatattataaatgaaaatatatacacattttatataatactttaaattcacaaataatatcATAATGTGTTTATAAACACTTTAAACCAAtattcattagaatttttaaaaattaacatacatatataaaaatatacacatatataaaacgaaacaaaatattctttttaaagttttaaattaaaacttttaatataaatcttcaaaaaacgaattattgaaattataactttcaattaattaaaaaattaaataaataaacatagtattactattaatcatattatatttaatcataatattatgttgtttttatgtttttgtagtGTTATAATATGTTAAAATGGATACATTATTATTAAATCATTGCAGTATCTCATAATCAATATAGTCACAGATGTTATGCAtacataataattttcaaacatTGTGTCAACCATACAGAAAGcttaataatatttgaaattgcAAACATCTGTATCCGTAAACTTCCGCACCCGCGTCCGTAACCGCAACCGTAACCGCAACCGCAGCTGCTGCGCGTTTGACCGGCCCTTAGTTTAGTTTTTCTTCTCAATTTCTTTTAGTAAACTTACCCCTTGTTTCGTTAATTCAGTGTTAATGTTGTTAACTAGATTTTGCAATCTGGTACTGATCATCCTTGTTGCATTAGTAACCTATGTGATCTcatagttattttatatttatataataaatattttatgtataaaacgATTCGGATTTTATAAATTCAGCTACTCATTCGATGTTTGGTCTGGTTATGTTTAGATATTtgaagtataaaaatatatcagttTTCTGATATTTTGGAACCTTAGTCCGGTTTTAGTTGTAGGTAGTTCGGTATAGGATAAAGTGTGCATATGCTTAAGTTTTGAAAGgatctctcttttgttttggaATTTCTGGAATTTTTATTCGAGGCAATTGCAGCAATTTGAAGCTCGAGAATAAAGAGAAGGACTCAAAATCGCGTTTCAATAAACGCAGATCAAGTCAGCCCCCACGCTCTTAAACAAAATTACAGAAAGTGACCTAAAATGGTAGGCTAGTGGTAGAACGTTTCTTGGCCAAGGGTGCAACTCCCACGTCATGGGTTCGATTCTTTTCCCTTGttgttaacaatattttgttgGAAAATCTATCAATTGGGCTTTGGCCTAATTGGTTACCCTGGTAGGCAGAAGTGCAGGCGATCTGTCTATCCCCTGGCATTAATCGGAAGGCATTCTAAATTTAGAATAGACAGTGTGGTGGCCCAACTTGGATCTCATAGATTTCATGGTCCGTTCGACCCGAGTCCTCTCGGAGCTCATGGTGTCCATTGAACTGTTGAATCGTTGAACCACGGGAGTTAGTCCATAATATAACATTTTGGTGCGTTTCTACCGGGATCGACCGGATCAGCcgataaagtttttataaaaaaataaaaaatgaccTAAAGAGTGCGACAAGGTTCAAAGCTCCAgacaattaaaaagaaaaaaaaaaaaaaaaagaaaagaaaagctagCGATAATTCGGTGGGAGACAAACAgacaagagaagaagacaaaatcATATCTATTGTCTTTTCCATTGTCGATTTCccccaacaaaaaaaacttcttaACTGTGTGTAATTTAAAAGATTAGCATCCAACCCGCATGATtaaaagatcttttttttttcgatttcaTCTGCTATTCTGTAACTTCGATTGATTTGGCTGCACAAGTTTCTGTGTCcgatttttttgtatttcgaATCAAAAAGGttgctttttcttcttttttttttggctgtaAAGTAAAGATTTTGAGGcaattgtgtgtgtgtttttccTGGAACTAGGAATCAGAGAAATGCAGGAGCAGTTGGTATGTCGTGGATGTAGAACTACGTTGATGTATCCAAGAGGAGCTACAAATGTGTGTTGTGCTTTGTGTAGAACCATCAGTCCTCCTCAAGGTAATCAATCACCTTATCTATCTCTGAGCTCTTTGTGGCGTTTTTATTGAAGCTTTGCAAtatcgaaaaagaaaagaacaacgATCATATGTTTTGATGAAAAAACCCATTTGGTGGTGACGGAAAAAGTTTTCTAAAAGTAAGCTTTTATGATATCTTTTTTGTATAGGAATGGATATGGCTCGCATTGTATGCTGTGGTTGTGGGATTATGCTTATGTATACACGTTCTGCCACTAGCGTTAGATGTTCTTGTTGTCACACTTTGAACCTTGTCCCAGGTAACATAATTGCTAAATCTCTAAAGATTCCTTTGcagtttttttggtttgttcaGCATTTTCATCTTGAGATGTCTACATTTACACCTTCTTTTTTAGTCTAAATGGCACCTTGTTTGAGTCAAATGTTTACTAGAATAGAAGTATGAAGATTTTTATACATAAACTTGTGAGTCATTCTCAAAAGTTGTTTTGaaattgtaatttaaaatgtctgattgttttttttctttttgtagtcCCATTGACTGAATCTGTTTCTTCTGTATTATCCTGTAACTCGCAGCACCTTCGAATCAGACGGCGCGTATCAACTGTGGGCATTGCCGAATAATACTCATGTATCCTTACGGAGCATCATCTGTTAAATGTGCTGTTTGCCAATACGTTACTAATGTTAATgtaagtaatatatatatatatatatatatatatatacacatatatatatatatatatatacacatatatatcaTGAGTATTTACTATCGTAATCTTATTGATTGTGCTGGAAACTTGCTTCCTCTATAGATGAGCAATGGAAGGGCTCCTCTCTCCATGAACCGGCCTAACTTAACAGCTTCTCCATCAACAAGAGTGCCCTCTACATCAACTGTGAGTTTCAGTTACCATTTACAGTCCTAGCTATTAGTTTTGTATAATAAGATTGACAACACCTAAAAAGAGAGTGCTTACTTTGTTCATTGTTAATTCATGCCTTTTCAGACCCAAACAGTTGTTGTGGAGAATCCCATGTCCTTGAATGAAAGTGGAAAACTGGTGAGCATTGATCATTAGCATTAAAACTCGTCTTTTCTTTGTACTTCTTACTATATACATTCGAAGAAGATCATTGACTAATGtaccaataaataaaaacttgCAGGTGAGCAATGTTGTGGTTGGAGTAACAACCCATAAAAAGTAATCAAGAGGAGATtcagtttctttctttgtttgattttgtgcaTATAACTAACATTGGGAAAGATCTGTTTATGTCTCTGAACTTTATggttccttttctttttaaccCCCAAGAATTGGTTTCTTGATCTCTGTTTTAATGAGTTTGAGAACCGATGGGTTTGGTTTGCTTTTATTGAGTTTTTTAGCTGTGCTGTTCGTCTTTAATCTTGTTAGTCCGGTTACTGCATCTGTCTTGGCCGGTTGAACCGGTTCCGGTTTGGATTATATCAGTGTGTTGGGAAAAAAATAGTGAAAAGCTCCAACATCATAAAGTGGTTTCAGTGCATAAACCTTTGTTCTTTCTTAGGCTTTGGCTTATTTCAATTGCCAAACTTCGAAAATCTTTAGCTTTAGAAAAAATCTTGTAATATTCCATTTTATGATGTTCAGTGTAGAAAATTGCTTGAAGTGGATAAAAGCTACTGGTTCATTAGAAAAACGACCCACTATAATAAATACAAACACAatgaaataattttgtttattatttcatattttcatataattcaaagaaacaaatgaaaagtCAACAAATAAATACTTGTTTAAGATTTGGGTAGATGAGATTATCCGAAGAAAAAGTTAACTTGCCACAGAAGAAACAACACAAAAAGgagaaaattcaaatctgaagtttttttttcactgaAATCTTCACAACAACCAAAACCTAAAATTAACCCTCCAAAGTTAGATGGTCAGACAAAGAccaaacacaaatatatatataggcaACACTCTCTACAGATTTTAATACAGCACAAATTTCACATCTTTATCTTAAAAAAATGGCGGTTGCAAAGCTCGTATTAGCTGCTACGAGCGGTAAGAGCAGCAAAATACTCTTAGGGCTAAGAGTACTTGCCTTCTTAGCTACTTTATCTGCAGCCATTGTAATGGGATTGAACAAAGAGACGAAGACTTTTGTTGTGGGAAACGTAGGAAATACACCGATCAAAGCTACGTTCACTGCTAAGTTCCAACACACTCCAGCTTTTGTGTAagcttttattattttaaattagagTTTTCAAATTCCAAATGTTAATTTTAGACTAATAATTATTAATGGTTTTGGTGTTgggaaaaaaagatattttgtaGTGGCTAATGCAATGGTTAGCTTCCACAACTTGCTGATGATTGCTCTTCAGCTATTTGGAGGAAAGACGGAACTCACTGGTTTTCGTCTTCTCTCGGTCGCTATTCTCGACATGGTAAAAACACAGTGCCAGCTTTTACTATGTGTTCTGAGTAGTGTGATGGTCTGGGGGCATGATATCAgtggtttatttttattttttttgaagaatATAGAATTAgacacatatatttttagatttatcaAAATCTCATGCAGCATATTCTTCTTAAAATGGtgttaatttaatttgttttcaaaCTAGACATTAGACATATATACAAATCTACACTTTTTGTTCACAATacatatatacaattatatgaatatattaatgttCCCCAGAAGTCTTTAGTCGTTAACGACTAACCAACTACTTGGAGAAGGTGGACTAGTAGatgttaatgtttttttttgcatttttaaaatcaaagttataaatattttcacattttattAGCTTTTGGATATAGTATGCAATGTATATCatgttaatttcaaaaaataaataaacaatatttgtTCAGAGCCGTTTgatatcaaaagaaaataacaatatttttttgtcgaATATTAgtatagaaaaattaaaaaatgtgtATTCGTTTGCTGACTTGGCTTCTTTTTTggttatacaaaaataaaaataaaaatagctgAATGTGACTCTGATATCGGCGGCAGCAAACGCGGCGGCGTTCATGGCGGAGGTGGGGAAGAACGGGAACAAACACGCCAGATGGGATAAAATCTGTGACAGATTCGCCACTTACTGCGATCACGGCGCCGGAGCATTAATCGCAGCCTTCACCGGCGTGGTCCTTATGCTCATTATCTCCGCTGTTTCCATCTCTCGTCTAGTTCAGCCTAATAAATGCTCCATCTCTACCACCGCAGCAACTCCCTCCGTCGTCCCCTGAAAATCTCGCCGCCTCAAAATTACACACACATACGTGTCTCATTCACCTGTTTCTTACTTCTTTGCTTTCTTGAGTGATTGTATAAGCATCTAAGCATTTTTGCCTAGCTTGTCTGTTACTATCTTAGTAAACTTTCTTCATTTGACTGTTAGATCTGAGTTTATATGGTTCAGACCTGTGTTGTATCACCTTGTTTTCATTCCTGTTTATATGGTTCACTACTAGTAATATTACACAGTTACAAATAAACTCTGTGTAACGTCTtgcataaaaatacaaataaaataacatacATTTTTGAACCATATAAtggtttttattaatttattaaactcAAACTTTCAATGGTAAATCATAAATCTCTACGATGTTGATACTACTTTTGTTAACTGATGGCTTGATTTTTTTGTGAACTAAAATCTGAATACTGAAACCCATAACTGATCATATCTCACGATCATGCTCAAATCATGAAGCATTAATTCGAAAACTGCTTGTTTAGGTGAGAAGTAGAAACCCAACGTTAAGTACACCTATTTTCTCTTCTCCAGACTCAAAATCGCCACTTATAAATAAACCcccataaacacacacaaatatcACAAAGCAAGAGCTCAAAAAAAAGACACCAAGCAACAATGTCGAAAATCTCAAAGGTTTCTTCTTTCTGTTtactcctcctcctcgtcttcttcctcagttctcAACCTACACTCTCACTCCGTGTCCCAAAACCACAATCAGAAACAGCATCACCTCAAACCATGATCGATGATTCGTCTCCAATGGGAATGATCGACCATGCAAAATCCATGATTTCTGGATTCTTCAGCCACAAGTTTCCATTAATGGGCTGGCCTTTCCCCAAGTACCCACCCTTCACAATGGTTAACCCTAACATCCCAACAAACCCATCTGGAGCTCAAGAGGAATCAGAGAAGCTACCTTCTTCCCCAAGTAATCTTAACAAAGATGGAGGAAACGCATGAAGACTTATGAAGTTTACTTGTGCTCAAAAACACTTATATGGTTTtacatttcataaaaaaaaataaaaattgtatctTTAACAATTGAATGGTAAGACAAAGAAGATATTATCTATCTATCAATCAGCTCAAAATGATTTTAGCTATGACAGATACAGGAATATTCACAACGTGTCCTGcttttccaaacaaacctattCTTCCAAAACTAGAACTTGAGCTGTTCTTTGTCGCCTCCAGGGTTATGCTTAGTACTTGGGTTTCTCCCATTCCTATAGAGAACTGAGTAGGAGATACCTTCATTGAAACACCATAAGGAGGACTCCAACCAACATTGTACGTCTCATTTCCAGCTATGTTTCTCACCCATCTTTTGAATACTTGCGTGCCGTTAAGGGTTGATACTGTGATTGATGGCAAGTTGAGATCAAAACCGCTAATTGTTGAGTTGTTGTTAGCAGAACAGTCAACCCCAGTGTAGTTAAACACCACTGAATCTGAACCGTTGATTCCACAAAGAAATGACATGTAGTCTTCAAAACCTACAAGACaagaaaaaatacattttgttgaattggtaaaaagaaaaaaagtttatcCAGTTTTGAAATAAAACTTACTAGTATCGAAAATTAAACCAGGGTCTAAAGCTGCCGTGGCGTTCACGAAACCGCTACCCATATCAAACGGTGTTGCGTTAATGAGGCTTTGGTCAGGATTGGGATAAGTACGCTGAGCCATTATGGGACCTCCACTGTTATCATTAAGAAGAGCGGTTGTTGAAAGTGCAGATGCGATTGCTGAAGGACTAAAGTTGGGGTAAGTTTGTTTGATCAGTGCAGCCACACCAGCTACATGAGGAGCAGCCATGCTTGTACCGGACATCATTGCAAATTTCTCACCTAAAACAGTTATTAAAACAAAGCTTTGTTAGTGACTATTATAGAAAGAATCATCTGTTTTCACTTGTGTGATTATAATGCTTACCTTCAAACTCGGTTGAATCTATGGAAGCGGAACTCCAAGCACCCCAAATAGAGTTTCCAGGAGCTACGAGGTTAGGTTTCAATATGTCAGCGTCGTTGAAAGAGTTGTCTTCTGGATCAGGTCCTCTTGCTGAGTAATACATAACCGTAGGAGCTTTGTTACTGAAGTTAGCATCTAAACCGCCTTCAATTGCTGCAACAGCTCCGAATTCAACAACGTCGTTGGTGATTGCATCTCTCTCAATAGAAGAGTTATAGTACTTGAGTAAACTCTGCGCAAATAACATATCGTTAGTTCATTAGAAACCGTGCAAAACGTTTAAAATAACTTTGGATTTAATACCTTGGAATCTTCTGAAGATGGAATTATGATTCCAGGCATATCCATCGGCGTTGGATTGATTTGAAAACCAAGAACATAAGGGTCCATGTAGAACACAACACCAACTGCTGATAGATTCTTGGCAACATCTAGAGCTTGTTTTATAGTCGAAAGGCCAAGAACAAAACGAACAGAGTAGCTACACATCATGAGATTCCCCGAGACAAGTTCTTGATCGTAATTTTCATAATCTTGACATTCACCTACGTACATGTCTTTATCTACAGAAGTACTATTGTTCAAGGCATGAAAAGCTGAGACCATCTTGTACATCTTTCCATCATCAGTAGGACCtatataaaagaaacaaatcacaagggtttacaaatccatattttttttttataaacatgaCGCTTACGAAATAAGGACTTACTTGCG
It encodes:
- the LOC108851720 gene encoding protein LSD1, translated to MQEQLVCRGCRTTLMYPRGATNVCCALCRTISPPQGMDMARIVCCGCGIMLMYTRSATSVRCSCCHTLNLVPAPSNQTARINCGHCRIILMYPYGASSVKCAVCQYVTNVNMSNGRAPLSMNRPNLTASPSTRVPSTSTTQTVVVENPMSLNESGKLVSNVVVGVTTHKK
- the LOC108851723 gene encoding CASP-like protein 1B1, giving the protein MAVAKLVLAATSGKSSKILLGLRVLAFLATLSAAIVMGLNKETKTFVVGNVGNTPIKATFTAKFQHTPAFVYFVVANAMVSFHNLLMIALQLFGGKTELTGFRLLSVAILDMLNVTLISAAANAAAFMAEVGKNGNKHARWDKICDRFATYCDHGAGALIAAFTGVVLMLIISAVSISRLVQPNKCSISTTAATPSVVP
- the LOC108848663 gene encoding uncharacterized protein LOC108848663 → MSKISKVSSFCLLLLLVFFLSSQPTLSLRVPKPQSETASPQTMIDDSSPMGMIDHAKSMISGFFSHKFPLMGWPFPKYPPFTMVNPNIPTNPSGAQEESEKLPSSPSNLNKDGGNA
- the LOC108848661 gene encoding subtilisin-like protease SBT2.3, with the protein product MARVMLVNVGYFLLLVLISSGFLSYTLGQQQDDGGDDDDDTSVYIVTLKQPPFVHLFEEEELKQVRHRHQRAKYGQTTIFKPKLQPRNISKKRHGRGRPKRPPSIAQTHDSFLRKTLKGEKYIKLYSYDYLINGFAVFVSSQQAEKLSMRKEVANIVLDFSVRTATTYTPQFMGLPEGAWVKEGGFETAGEGIVIGLIDTGIDPNHPSFSDKDINSQHSYPSPKHFSGVCEVTPDFPSGSCNKKLVGARHFAQSAITRGIFNSSEDYASPFDGDGHGTHTASIAAGNHGVPVIVSNHSFGNASGIAPRAHISVYKALYKSFGGFAADVVAAIDQAAQDGVDILSLSITPNRKPPGVATFFNPIDMAILSAVKTGIFVVQAAGNTGPSPKSMSSFSPWIFTVGACSHDRVYSNSIILGNNVTIPGVGFASPTDDGKMYKMVSAFHALNNSTSVDKDMYVGECQDYENYDQELVSGNLMMCSYSVRFVLGLSTIKQALDVAKNLSAVGVVFYMDPYVLGFQINPTPMDMPGIIIPSSEDSKSLLKYYNSSIERDAITNDVVEFGAVAAIEGGLDANFSNKAPTVMYYSARGPDPEDNSFNDADILKPNLVAPGNSIWGAWSSASIDSTEFEGEKFAMMSGTSMAAPHVAGVAALIKQTYPNFSPSAIASALSTTALLNDNSGGPIMAQRTYPNPDQSLINATPFDMGSGFVNATAALDPGLIFDTSFEDYMSFLCGINGSDSVVFNYTGVDCSANNNSTISGFDLNLPSITVSTLNGTQVFKRWVRNIAGNETYNVGWSPPYGVSMKVSPTQFSIGMGETQVLSITLEATKNSSSSSFGRIGLFGKAGHVVNIPVSVIAKIILS